The Sander vitreus isolate 19-12246 chromosome 5, sanVit1, whole genome shotgun sequence genome includes a region encoding these proteins:
- the tor2a gene encoding prosalusin: protein MLAILSVLFLCLSNPVCGVFQKLYCSISESCDCDFKPNIRDLEWDLYKNVYGQHLAQEIVSEEVARFLQKKSPERPLVLSFHGSSGTGKTLVSSMLGNHLYGSAMSSPYVHQFVPTLHFSLPDRVKEYREELKSWVQGNLTECARSVFFFEEMEKMPPGLIDVLEPFLGPSHIVFRTNYRKAIYIFISTTGEEVIKKLALESRQAGRDREEIKLAELEEAIARAVYNSTTSGFFQSSIIQQKLITRYVPFLPLSRRHVERCVHSQLCQRGSCGRSDVVEAVGGDMIYTPVQGQYFSSTGCKAVSAKINLFL from the exons ATGTTGGCCATCCTGTCTGTGCTGTTTTTATGCCTTTCTAATCCGGTCTGTGGCGTTTTTCAGAAACTTTACTGCAGCATATCAGAAAGCTGTGACTGCGACTTTAAGCCAAATATCAGAG ACCTGGAGTGGGATCTCTACAAGAATGTTTACGGACAACATCTGGCCCAGGAAATTGTGTCAGAGGAGGTGGCCAGGTTCCTTCAAAAAAAAAGCCCTGAGCGGCCCCTGGTGCTGTCCTTCCATggctcctctgggacaggaaagaCACTCGTCAGCTCCATGCTGGGAAATCACCTGTACGGCTCGGCGATGAGCAGCCCGTATGTCCACCAGTTTGTTCCCACGCTGCACTTCTCCTTACCTGACCGGGTCAAGGAGTACAGG GAGGAGTTGAAGAGCTGGGTGCAGGGGAACCTGACGGAGTGCGCTCGCTCCGTCTTCTTTTTCGAGGAGATGGAGAAGATGCCTCCGGGTCTGATCGACGTATTGGAGCCCTTCCTGGGTCCTTCCCACATTGTGTTTCGCACTAACTACCGCAAAGCTATCTACATCTTCATCag CACCACAGGAGAGGAGGTGATTAAAAAATTGGCTCTGGAGAGCCGGCAGGCCGGACGGGACAGGGAGGAGATCAAGTTGGCCGAGTTGGAGGAAGCCATCGCACGGGCGGTTTACAACAGCACAACAA GCGGCTTCTTCCAGTCCAGCATCATCCAGCAGAAGCTCATCACGCGCTACGTTCCATTCCTGCCGCTGAGCCGACGCCacgtggagcgctgcgtccacTCGCAGCTCTGCCAGCGGGGCAGCTGCGGCCGCAGTGACGTGGTGGAGGCAGTAGGGGGCGATATGATCTACACTCCCGTTCAGGGACAATACTTCTCCAGCACCGGCTGTAAGGCCGTCTCCGCCAAAATCAACCTCTTCCTGTGA